A window from Salvelinus fontinalis isolate EN_2023a chromosome 8, ASM2944872v1, whole genome shotgun sequence encodes these proteins:
- the LOC129861369 gene encoding neuropeptides B/W receptor type 2-like: MENISVSNTRRVFPVVCNESTDYYYLSATNRTDLNCTPQSEFYFYADLYVVLPVIYSVICAVGLTGNTAVIYVILKAPKMKTVTNMFILNLAIADDLFTLVLPINIAEHLLHYWPLGEVLCKIILSIDHYNIFSSIYFLTVMSVDRYLVVLATVRSKRMPYRTYRAAKIVSLCVWILVILIVMPFTVFAGVYISPDDLDRKSCVLSFPSPESLWFKASRIYTLILGFAIPVSTICILYTMMLYKLRNMRLNSNAKALDKAKKKVTIMVFVVLAVCLFCWTPFHLSTIVALTTDLRTTPLLIGLSYFITSLSYANSCLNPFLYAFLDDSFRKAFKKMLECRPAGM, translated from the coding sequence ATGGAGAATATATCTGTCTCGAACACCCGCAGGGTATTTCCGGTGGTGTGTAACGAATCCACGGACTACTATTATCTGAGCGCGACTAACCGGACAGATCTGAACTGCACGCCCCAGTCAGAGTTCTACTTTTACGCGGACCTCTATGTAGTCCTGCCTGTGATCTATTCGGTAATATGCGCCGTGGGTTTAACGGGGAACACGGCCGTTATCTACGTAATCCTCAAAGCGCCTAAAATGAAGACGGTGACCAATATGTTCATCCTAAACTTGGCGATAGCCGACGACCTGTTTACCCTGGTACTACCCATTAACATCGCCGAGCACCTGCTCCACTACTGGCCCTTAGGAGAGGTGTTGTGTAAGATCATCCTGAGCATAGACCACTACAACATCTTCTCCAGTATCTACTTTCTGACGGTCATGAGTGTGGACCGTTATCTGGTCGTCCTGGCGACGGTGCGTTCCAAGCGTATGCCATACCGCACGTACCGCGCGGCCAAGATAGTGAGCCTGTGCGTCTGGATCCTCGTGATTCTTATCGTGATGCCGTTCACTGTATTCGCCGGGGTCTACATCAGTCCCGATGACTTGGACCGGAAAAGCTGCGTCCTTAGCTTCCCGAGCCCGGAGAGTTTGTGGTTCAAGGCGAGCCGGATATACACCCTGATCCTCGGCTTCGCCATCCCGGTGTCGACCATCTGTATTCTCTACACCATGATGCTGTACAAACTACGGAACATGCGCCTCAACTCCAACGCCAAGGCTCTGGACAAGGCTAAAAAAAAAGTCACTATTATGGTGTTTGTAGTCCTAGCGGTGTGTCTGTTCTGTTGGACCCCGTTTCACCTCAGCACCATAGTGGCTCTCACCACCGACCTGAGGACCACTCCGCTGCTCATCGGGTTGTCCTACTTCATCACCAGCCTCAGCTACGCCAACTCTTGTCTGAACCCTTTTCTTTACGCCTTCCTGGATGACAGCTTCAGGAAAGCGTTCAAGAAGATGCTAGAATGTAGACCGGCGGGAATGTAG